The following are encoded together in the Sinorhizobium terangae genome:
- the rfbA gene encoding glucose-1-phosphate thymidylyltransferase RfbA, whose translation MKGIILAGGRGTRLYPVTISVSKQLLPVHDKPMIYYPLGTLMLAGIRDFLVITMPRDRPLFEELLGDGSQLGLSISYAEQSEPNGLAEAFIIGRQFVGESPVALILGDNIFYGAGLPELCREAAARKSGATIFAYRVDDPERYGVVSFNGRSGRAETIEEKPERPGSSWAVTGLYFYENSVLDVAASIRPSARGELEITDVNRAYLDRGDLHVCRLGRGYAWLDTGTHDSLHDAASFVRTIEHRQGVKIMCPEEIAFELGYVSADEVLKRAALLGKNEYATYLQRRIRELADA comes from the coding sequence ATGAAGGGGATCATTCTTGCAGGCGGCAGGGGGACCAGGCTCTACCCGGTGACGATCTCGGTTTCGAAGCAGTTGCTGCCGGTCCACGACAAGCCGATGATCTATTACCCGCTCGGCACGCTCATGCTGGCGGGAATTCGCGATTTTCTGGTGATCACCATGCCGAGGGACAGGCCGCTGTTCGAGGAGTTGCTTGGCGACGGAAGTCAACTCGGCCTCTCGATCTCCTATGCGGAGCAGTCCGAGCCGAACGGCCTTGCGGAAGCTTTCATCATCGGCCGGCAATTCGTCGGGGAAAGTCCGGTCGCGCTGATCCTCGGAGACAATATCTTCTACGGCGCAGGCCTTCCTGAGCTCTGCCGGGAGGCCGCGGCCCGAAAAAGCGGCGCCACGATCTTCGCCTATCGCGTGGACGACCCGGAGCGTTACGGGGTCGTGAGCTTCAACGGCCGCAGCGGCCGCGCTGAGACTATCGAGGAGAAGCCGGAACGCCCGGGATCGAGCTGGGCCGTGACGGGCCTCTACTTCTACGAGAACAGCGTGCTCGACGTTGCGGCCTCGATCAGACCGTCCGCCCGCGGCGAACTGGAAATCACCGACGTCAATCGCGCCTATCTCGACCGGGGGGACCTTCATGTCTGCCGTCTCGGCCGGGGCTACGCCTGGCTCGATACCGGTACCCATGACAGCCTGCACGATGCCGCCTCCTTCGTGCGTACGATCGAGCATCGCCAGGGCGTGAAGATCATGTGCCCGGAAGAGATCGCCTTCGAGCTCGGCTATGTCTCTGCCGATGAGGTGCTCAAGCGCGCTGCCTTACTCGGCAAGAACGAATACGCGACCTACCTTCAGCGACGCATCAGGGAGCTTGCCGATGCCTGA
- the rfbB gene encoding dTDP-glucose 4,6-dehydratase, with product MRVLITGGAGFIGSAVCRHLVANGAERVVNVDKLSYAGNLQSLRAVDNHPSHVFYRADIRNEQSLLDIMRLERVDAVMHLAAESHVDRSIDGPGAFAETNVLGTVRLLSAALAYWSELGPTARERFRFHHVSTDEVFGDLPFSGGVFVEETRYAPSSPYAASKAAADHFVRAWYQTYGLPVVLSNSSNNYGPFHFPEKLIPLTIINAIEEKPLPLYGSGANVRDWLHVDDHARALDLVMRKGRPGESYNIGARAARNNLSVMESICDLLDIRLPRKGGKSYRDLITLVADRPGHDRRYAIDPSKIEHELGWRPTRDFEAGLSDTVDWYLANGWWWEPIRRERYNGARLGGRHRSVA from the coding sequence ATGCGTGTTCTCATCACAGGTGGCGCCGGCTTCATCGGCTCTGCGGTCTGCCGGCATCTTGTTGCCAATGGCGCCGAGCGGGTCGTCAATGTCGACAAGCTGAGCTATGCTGGCAATCTCCAGTCGCTGCGCGCGGTGGACAATCACCCGAGCCATGTCTTCTACCGGGCGGATATCCGCAACGAGCAATCGCTGCTCGACATCATGCGCCTCGAGCGCGTCGATGCTGTCATGCATCTCGCGGCCGAGAGCCATGTCGACCGATCGATCGACGGGCCCGGCGCATTTGCGGAAACAAACGTCCTCGGCACGGTCCGCCTGCTTTCAGCGGCATTGGCCTACTGGTCGGAGCTTGGCCCAACAGCGCGCGAGCGGTTTCGCTTTCACCATGTCTCCACCGACGAGGTGTTCGGGGACCTCCCATTCTCCGGCGGCGTTTTCGTCGAAGAGACGCGCTACGCGCCTTCGTCCCCCTACGCCGCCTCCAAGGCGGCGGCGGATCATTTCGTTCGTGCCTGGTATCAGACTTATGGGCTGCCCGTGGTGCTCTCGAACTCCTCCAACAACTACGGACCGTTTCATTTTCCCGAGAAGCTTATCCCCCTGACGATCATCAATGCGATCGAGGAAAAGCCGCTGCCGCTCTATGGATCGGGAGCGAACGTCCGCGACTGGCTCCACGTCGACGACCATGCACGCGCGCTGGATCTCGTGATGAGGAAGGGGAGGCCAGGGGAGAGCTACAACATCGGCGCCCGGGCCGCGCGCAACAATTTGTCGGTGATGGAGAGCATCTGCGACCTGCTCGACATCCGCCTGCCGCGCAAGGGCGGAAAGAGCTATCGCGATCTCATCACGCTTGTCGCCGACCGGCCTGGTCACGATCGGCGCTATGCGATCGACCCTTCCAAGATCGAGCATGAGCTTGGCTGGAGGCCGACGCGGGACTTCGAGGCGGGTTTGAGCGACACGGTCGATTGGTATCTCGCCAACGGCTGGTGGTGGGAGCCGATCCGCCGCGAGCGCTACAACGGCGCACGTCTCGGCGGACGCCATCGGAGCGTTGCGTGA
- a CDS encoding glycoside hydrolase, which yields MLWKGPAAAVFSGWLALAQPACADDVPAARIGINRVNLGWLSHSEQERVLKDIAASGATDVRLSLSRPVDKSIEALAIASRLGLRILLEIQLANKSYYPESARPRTGFGRLWDVYRLSDLDIDRYRKGLRDALRRIDALGIRLEAIEPGNEINHAGYNGDLAVYRKPGAPTPRTIADLKDRLAFERGLDNYVRVLEISREEVRATVHSRKATVVSAGLSDASAKEADKRGLERLDPRVFVAALRNRGAESFIDAYGIHIYPGRKAAGALATRVNSLLDFCQGADQGKPCWVTEWGIANTARSCPVDDRAREGAVRAMRATLGELMATGRLSAAYYYDWDTEPTYSLWRCGKLSPAGAAAIRPAEIEGRAR from the coding sequence ATGCTGTGGAAAGGGCCGGCGGCAGCCGTCTTCAGCGGATGGCTTGCGCTCGCTCAGCCTGCCTGTGCCGATGACGTCCCGGCTGCTCGGATCGGGATAAACCGCGTAAATCTTGGATGGCTGTCTCACAGCGAGCAGGAGAGGGTACTCAAGGATATCGCCGCGAGCGGAGCAACCGACGTGCGCCTTTCCCTGTCGCGACCGGTGGACAAGAGCATCGAGGCGCTGGCAATCGCCAGTCGCCTCGGCCTCAGGATTCTTCTCGAAATCCAGCTTGCGAACAAGAGCTACTACCCGGAGAGTGCCCGCCCGCGGACAGGGTTCGGGCGTCTATGGGACGTCTATCGTCTCTCCGATCTCGATATCGATCGGTATCGCAAGGGTTTGCGCGATGCGCTCCGGCGCATCGATGCGCTGGGCATTCGCCTGGAGGCTATCGAGCCCGGCAACGAGATCAACCATGCCGGCTACAACGGGGACCTTGCTGTCTACCGGAAGCCGGGCGCTCCGACGCCACGCACGATCGCCGATCTTAAGGACCGGCTGGCGTTCGAACGGGGGCTGGACAATTACGTCCGCGTTCTGGAGATCAGCCGCGAGGAAGTGCGTGCCACGGTGCACAGCCGCAAGGCAACCGTCGTTTCCGCCGGGCTTTCCGACGCGAGCGCCAAGGAGGCCGACAAGCGCGGCCTGGAACGGCTCGATCCGCGCGTGTTCGTCGCGGCGCTTCGCAATCGGGGCGCCGAGAGCTTCATCGATGCCTATGGCATCCACATCTATCCGGGCCGGAAAGCGGCGGGAGCGCTGGCGACCCGTGTGAACAGCCTCCTCGATTTCTGCCAGGGAGCCGATCAGGGCAAGCCCTGTTGGGTGACGGAATGGGGCATTGCCAATACCGCGCGTTCGTGCCCCGTCGACGATCGCGCGCGAGAGGGAGCGGTGCGTGCCATGCGCGCAACGCTCGGCGAACTGATGGCGACGGGTCGATTGTCGGCAGCCTATTACTACGATTGGGACACGGAACCCACCTACAGCCTCTGGCGCTGCGGTAAGTTGAGCCCCGCCGGTGCCGCCGCGATCCGGCCTGCCGAAATCGAAGGGCGGGCGAGATGA
- a CDS encoding helix-turn-helix domain-containing protein, producing the protein MFDLKAFRTLQSEAEYNAALKEVRPYFENEPDEGSEEAAHFDALVLLIEQYEGKHYPIPTASPVEVVKSVMAANNYTRADLVAVIGSKARAADLLNGKREINLDQIRKLSKEWNIPAGALIGDVAA; encoded by the coding sequence ATGTTCGATTTGAAAGCTTTTCGAACGCTTCAGAGTGAGGCCGAGTACAACGCCGCGCTGAAGGAAGTTCGGCCGTATTTCGAGAACGAACCCGATGAAGGCTCTGAGGAAGCTGCGCACTTTGACGCGCTCGTGCTTCTAATCGAACAGTACGAAGGTAAGCACTATCCAATCCCGACGGCGAGCCCGGTTGAGGTGGTCAAGTCGGTGATGGCTGCGAACAATTACACGCGCGCCGATCTCGTTGCGGTTATTGGCTCCAAAGCGCGGGCGGCCGATCTTTTGAACGGCAAGCGGGAAATTAATCTGGATCAGATCCGAAAGCTCAGCAAGGAATGGAACATTCCCGCTGGCGCGTTGATCGGCGACGTCGCGGCTTAA
- the rfbC gene encoding dTDP-4-dehydrorhamnose 3,5-epimerase, with translation MPEIRALGLDGVLEIIPRRFGDERGFFSETYNAEALLAHGIRLAFVQDNHSYSAIAGTLRGLHYQLPPRAQAKLVRVVRGRAFDVVVDIRKGSPTFAQWIGLELSAERWNQILVPVGFAHGFVTLEPETEVLYKVSEHYSAEHERAIRFDDPQIGIKWPVDADLLRLSAKDRDASLLADAKLFDFGR, from the coding sequence ATGCCTGAGATAAGAGCCCTGGGCCTCGACGGTGTTCTGGAAATCATACCACGCAGGTTCGGCGACGAGCGGGGCTTCTTTTCGGAGACCTACAATGCCGAGGCTTTGCTGGCGCATGGCATCCGGCTCGCTTTCGTGCAGGACAACCACTCCTATTCCGCAATTGCGGGCACGTTGCGCGGCCTGCACTACCAGCTCCCGCCACGCGCTCAGGCCAAGCTCGTTCGGGTCGTGCGGGGGAGGGCGTTCGACGTGGTCGTCGATATCCGCAAGGGCTCGCCGACATTCGCGCAGTGGATTGGTCTCGAACTCTCGGCCGAAAGATGGAACCAGATTCTGGTGCCCGTGGGGTTCGCCCATGGTTTTGTCACCCTCGAACCGGAGACGGAGGTCCTCTACAAGGTGAGCGAGCACTATTCCGCAGAACATGAGCGCGCGATCCGCTTCGACGATCCGCAAATCGGGATAAAGTGGCCCGTGGACGCCGATCTTTTGCGATTGTCCGCGAAGGATCGGGACGCATCGTTGCTGGCCGATGCCAAGCTCTTCGATTTTGGCCGGTGA
- a CDS encoding polysaccharide pyruvyl transferase family protein, which yields MRVLLTGIPSYLQRTVAGVSGSEVRHRPYFDEVRTKKDLIDQVRKIANTGNYLIGEGAASALRGHDVTYVPFWHLANSRNSDEVYARFNEEFDICVFASANLLRPGYSADLEAEVFDKLKMPVVVMGIGIQRREGLKENLPPGTLKFLEVLRKKESFFLTRGYFTAEFLREQGMKSVRPTGCPSLFFAPNEMKRSLTALANPELATAQKIAFGGYLGSVADTIVDAHALLKPDSVASYVVQDEVVAYNLSLPGEDDVHVYDRASGRITGQTEYKHSEKWQRKHELLVFFDTNQWRSWVSSRDLCFGRRFHGCIIGMQAGVPSLMIAVDDRMREMLEFIGFPYMEAAIWNRETDRRAYLGNFLSKIDSQAVIDRYSACEANFRTALAHVGL from the coding sequence ATGCGTGTCTTGCTTACAGGAATCCCGTCATATCTGCAGCGTACCGTAGCGGGCGTATCCGGGTCGGAGGTCCGCCACAGGCCCTATTTCGATGAGGTCAGGACAAAGAAGGATCTCATCGACCAGGTGCGGAAAATCGCCAATACCGGCAACTATCTGATCGGCGAAGGAGCGGCCAGCGCTTTGCGTGGACACGACGTCACCTATGTGCCGTTCTGGCATCTCGCCAACAGCCGCAACTCTGACGAGGTCTACGCGCGCTTCAACGAGGAGTTCGACATCTGCGTCTTCGCCTCCGCCAATCTCTTGCGGCCCGGCTACTCCGCGGATCTCGAAGCGGAAGTGTTCGACAAGCTGAAGATGCCCGTGGTGGTGATGGGCATCGGCATACAGCGCAGGGAAGGGCTCAAGGAAAATCTGCCGCCCGGCACCCTCAAATTCCTTGAAGTGCTCAGAAAGAAAGAGAGCTTCTTCCTGACCCGTGGTTATTTCACCGCCGAGTTCCTCCGCGAGCAAGGCATGAAATCCGTGAGGCCCACGGGCTGCCCGTCGCTTTTCTTTGCCCCGAACGAGATGAAGCGCTCGCTTACAGCTCTCGCCAATCCGGAGCTGGCGACGGCCCAAAAGATCGCCTTCGGCGGCTATCTCGGCAGCGTCGCCGATACCATCGTCGATGCCCATGCGCTCCTGAAGCCCGACAGCGTTGCAAGCTACGTCGTCCAGGACGAAGTGGTCGCCTACAATCTCTCCCTGCCCGGGGAGGACGACGTGCATGTCTACGACCGGGCAAGCGGACGCATCACGGGACAGACCGAATACAAGCATTCCGAGAAGTGGCAGAGGAAGCATGAGCTGCTGGTCTTCTTCGACACCAATCAGTGGCGAAGCTGGGTCAGTTCGCGCGATCTCTGCTTCGGCCGCCGATTCCATGGCTGCATCATCGGCATGCAGGCCGGAGTGCCTTCGCTCATGATCGCGGTCGACGATCGCATGCGCGAGATGCTGGAGTTCATCGGCTTTCCCTATATGGAGGCCGCGATCTGGAACCGCGAGACGGACAGGAGGGCCTATCTTGGGAATTTCCTTTCCAAGATCGACTCGCAGGCAGTCATCGACCGGTACTCGGCTTGTGAGGCCAACTTCCGCACTGCTCTCGCGCATGTCGGCCTCTAG
- a CDS encoding ISNCY family transposase, whose product MSCLITMSQKELHRLELIQRIRGRSLTVVEAAALLRLSRSQVHRLLQAYDQAGADGLVSKKRGRPSNRRYSEDFRNLVLDLVREHYLDFGPTLAAEKLLERHRIAVSKETLRQWMMEAGIWVSRRERKKRVFQPRGRRDCFGELVQIDGSLHRWFENRGPKCALLVYIDDATGKLLHLRFAGSENTFDYLHATKAYLQQWGKPIAFYSDKHGIFRTTHASKKDRTSGLTQFGRALYELNIDIICANTPQAKGRVERANQTLQDRLVKELRLRGIDSIAAANAYAPEFMADFNRRFGKAPRNPKDMHRPFAAHENLDGAMCRKEVRKLSQSLTLRYDKVMFILDPTDLATALAGKKLIVCDYPDGRLEITHEGTSLPYRAFDTLRSVHRSEVVENKRLDDMLAVVAEMQAGREQQRSKGGPRRTGQTDHMFGIRDGSQSNGYQKRGTKPGRRTDFTKDPVVIAKRQQALAQLKAAE is encoded by the coding sequence ATGTCTTGTTTGATCACCATGTCGCAGAAGGAATTGCATCGTCTTGAACTCATCCAGCGGATTCGCGGGCGCAGCCTGACCGTCGTCGAGGCGGCCGCGTTGCTTCGTCTTAGCCGCAGTCAGGTCCACCGGCTGTTGCAGGCCTATGACCAGGCCGGCGCCGACGGTCTCGTCTCGAAGAAGCGCGGCCGTCCGAGCAACCGGCGTTACAGCGAGGACTTCCGCAACCTGGTGCTCGACCTGGTGCGTGAGCATTACCTGGATTTTGGACCGACGTTGGCCGCCGAGAAGCTGCTCGAACGCCACCGGATTGCCGTCAGCAAGGAGACGCTGCGTCAGTGGATGATGGAAGCCGGCATCTGGGTGTCGCGACGCGAGCGCAAGAAGCGGGTTTTCCAGCCGCGCGGCCGGCGCGATTGTTTCGGCGAACTCGTTCAGATCGACGGCTCGCTTCATCGGTGGTTCGAGAACCGCGGACCCAAATGCGCCCTGCTCGTCTATATCGACGATGCCACCGGCAAGCTCTTGCATCTGCGCTTCGCCGGATCGGAGAACACCTTCGACTATCTGCACGCGACGAAGGCCTATCTGCAGCAATGGGGCAAGCCGATCGCCTTCTACAGCGACAAGCATGGCATCTTCCGCACCACCCATGCTTCCAAGAAGGACAGAACCAGTGGCCTGACGCAGTTCGGCCGGGCCCTTTATGAGCTCAACATCGACATCATCTGCGCCAATACCCCGCAGGCCAAGGGGCGCGTCGAGCGCGCCAACCAGACGCTGCAGGATCGGCTGGTCAAGGAACTGCGGCTGCGCGGCATCGACTCGATCGCGGCGGCCAATGCCTATGCGCCGGAGTTCATGGCCGACTTCAATCGCCGCTTTGGCAAGGCGCCGCGCAATCCGAAGGACATGCATCGGCCGTTTGCCGCGCATGAGAACCTCGATGGCGCCATGTGCCGCAAGGAGGTCCGCAAGCTGTCGCAGTCGCTGACGCTGCGCTATGACAAGGTGATGTTCATCCTCGATCCGACCGACCTCGCCACGGCGCTCGCCGGCAAGAAGCTCATTGTCTGCGACTATCCCGACGGCCGCCTCGAGATCACCCATGAGGGGACGTCCCTGCCCTACAGAGCCTTCGACACCTTACGGTCGGTGCACCGCTCCGAGGTGGTCGAGAACAAGCGCCTTGATGACATGCTGGCCGTGGTCGCCGAGATGCAGGCCGGACGAGAGCAACAGCGCAGCAAGGGCGGGCCGCGCCGCACCGGCCAGACGGACCACATGTTCGGCATACGCGACGGCAGCCAAAGCAATGGCTACCAAAAGCGCGGCACCAAGCCTGGCCGGAGGACGGATTTTACCAAGGATCCGGTGGTCATCGCCAAGCGCCAGCAAGCCCTTGCGCAGCTGAAGGCGGCGGAGTGA
- a CDS encoding type II toxin-antitoxin system HigB family toxin, with translation MNVIAKSALGNFWNSLPKGAPRETAEAAMTEWYTTASKASWSNFSELKKTFNSADIVAGNKVIFDVGGNKYRIVGLVAFRSKRIFVLFVGTHAQYDAIDVKDL, from the coding sequence GTGAACGTTATCGCTAAATCCGCGCTGGGGAATTTTTGGAACAGCTTGCCGAAAGGAGCTCCCAGAGAGACCGCGGAAGCCGCGATGACGGAATGGTACACCACCGCATCGAAGGCGAGTTGGAGCAACTTTAGTGAGCTGAAGAAGACATTTAACTCGGCTGATATCGTGGCGGGCAACAAGGTTATTTTCGACGTCGGTGGCAACAAGTACCGCATCGTGGGGCTGGTCGCGTTTCGGTCAAAGCGGATTTTCGTTCTGTTTGTCGGGACGCACGCCCAGTACGATGCGATTGACGTCAAAGACCTCTGA
- a CDS encoding polysaccharide pyruvyl transferase family protein: protein MRPRILVTGIPGHYTRLANGAHGLSVSYSERQKQPETKEEFLQELRNISNTGNYLIGEGALRAIAPHAKQVPFWHLYNYSKNGVGLEEFNANFDICVFTCANLLRKGLSADAEAEVLSKLKMPIVMLGIGLQNRRDLENSLPEGTKRLLNVLKEREHYFLTRGFETAGFLKDQGFTYVQPTGCPSVYFMPHNMRASLKKLPHVKVGKARTIFSGYLGANHDTIVDAHALAPEDSRPQYVIQDEFLHFDMNVEENGDGRVYDSASGSMLGELSYPGTDRLKTSFDIRTFFDTNQWRAWASSMDFNFGRRFHGSIIAMQAGVPSLMVAVDDRMREMLGYTGLPAVDAIDVDNAEDRAEFVADHLAGLNASELIDRYSERERTFRTALREIGIGQ from the coding sequence ATGCGTCCAAGAATCCTCGTGACGGGAATTCCTGGCCACTACACGCGCCTTGCCAACGGCGCTCACGGCCTGTCGGTGTCCTATTCGGAGCGGCAGAAACAGCCGGAGACGAAGGAGGAGTTTCTTCAGGAGCTTCGCAACATCAGCAACACCGGAAACTACCTGATCGGCGAAGGGGCGCTCCGCGCGATCGCGCCGCATGCGAAGCAGGTGCCGTTCTGGCATCTCTACAATTACAGCAAGAACGGTGTTGGTCTGGAGGAGTTCAACGCCAATTTCGACATATGCGTGTTCACCTGCGCGAACCTTCTGCGCAAGGGCCTCTCCGCCGACGCGGAAGCCGAGGTGCTGAGCAAGCTCAAGATGCCGATCGTTATGCTCGGCATCGGTCTACAGAACCGCAGGGATCTCGAGAACAGCCTGCCCGAGGGCACGAAGCGGCTCCTGAACGTTCTGAAAGAGCGGGAGCACTATTTCCTCACGCGCGGATTCGAGACGGCAGGCTTCCTCAAGGACCAGGGCTTTACCTACGTCCAGCCGACGGGCTGCCCCTCCGTCTATTTCATGCCGCACAACATGCGCGCGTCGCTGAAGAAGCTGCCGCATGTGAAGGTCGGCAAGGCGCGGACGATTTTCTCCGGCTATCTCGGCGCCAATCACGATACGATTGTCGATGCCCATGCTCTGGCGCCCGAAGACTCGCGCCCCCAGTACGTGATCCAGGACGAGTTCCTGCACTTCGACATGAACGTGGAGGAAAATGGCGACGGGCGCGTCTATGACTCCGCCTCCGGTTCGATGCTCGGCGAGCTCAGCTATCCGGGCACGGATCGGCTGAAGACATCCTTCGACATCCGCACCTTCTTCGACACGAACCAGTGGCGCGCATGGGCGTCGTCCATGGACTTCAATTTCGGGCGGCGCTTCCACGGCTCGATCATCGCCATGCAGGCGGGTGTGCCAAGCCTGATGGTGGCGGTGGACGACCGGATGCGCGAGATGCTCGGCTATACGGGCCTGCCCGCGGTCGATGCCATCGATGTGGACAACGCGGAAGATCGGGCCGAGTTCGTCGCCGATCACCTGGCCGGGCTCAACGCATCCGAACTCATCGACAGATATTCCGAGCGCGAGCGCACCTTCCGCACGGCGCTGCGCGAAATCGGGATCGGGCAATAA